The Vigna angularis cultivar LongXiaoDou No.4 chromosome 6, ASM1680809v1, whole genome shotgun sequence genome contains the following window.
TTAAATAATGGTATATAAGTTATAAGGATGACCAATTTAGCAAGATGGGTTAACTTTTTAGGTTATATCATGCTTCACTCATGCAGTTGTCTCCGTCCAATTAAGCTTCAGTAATGAAATAGTATCTCAACATGGTTTTTGAAGGGTTGACTTTTGTTTACTTGGTGagttttaatctatttttcTCACTGTTTTGAATATGCAGGGTTACCTTGATCCAGAGTACTTCTTAACTCACAAGTTGACTGACAAGAGTGATGTTTATAGTCTTGGTGTTGTATTTCTGGAACTTTTGACTGGGATGCATCCTATCTCACACGGAAAAAATATTGTTAGAGAGGTATTTGCTTATTGTAGAACCTCTTTTCTCTCCCTTTTCCCTACTGATAACAGCTGGAACTTTTTCTGCTGTCTCATTATACTTCACCCTCATATAGTTTGAGTGTTGTTTGTAATTGAATCATGTCATCTCAATACAAAGACAGAGAGAGTCCTTTCTCTCTACATAAATTCTCGTCAACAaaggttcttttttttttggttattgATGTCCAACTATTATTCCTTTAATCGAAGATTTTGGGTAGACAGCAGCATAACTAAGTATTTCACATCATAGGTTGAatcaaattaaagaattttCAAGTAATGTCTGTCTATCCTTTTGTTTTTGTCGTGTAAATATTCCTTCAACCATTTCCTATGCCTTAAGATGTCAAATAATAGAGTGTTTGACAATTTACTTTTCTAAATCTTTCAGTCTTATAAACTAATCTGAGTACTTGGTGAGATCAGTCTCTAGCTTTTGGCTTGGGGATACCCCAAATTCACCTTTGCACTAACTTTTCTGAATTCTATTCAGGTTAATATTGCGTACCAATCAGGtgtaatattttcaattatcgATGGACGCATGGGGTCTTATCCATCTGAGCATGTGGAGAAATTTTTGACATTGGCCTTGAAGTGTTGCGAAGATGAGCCAGAGGCACGGCCTAGAATGGCAGAAGTGGTTAGAGAGCTTGAAAACATATGGTCCACAATGCCAGAATCAGATACCAAGAAAGCTGAATTTATGTCCAGTGATTCTGGCAAAACTGACATTCACAGTATACCATCTTCATCCTCTGCTTCTACTATGAAGACTCCTTTTGTATCAGGGGATGTGTCTGGTAGCGACCTTGTTAGTGGAGTAATACCAAGCATCAAGCCAAGATAGAACTatacaagttaaaaattattaccTTCTGCAATCATGGTGATTCAAATGAGGTTGTCATTAGCCTGTGCATTAAATAATTTGGCCATATGGTTACTGCTTTTCATTTTCACCCTTTAAATTTTCTTCTCTGTATAATATGATATACTGATAGAGCTCTAGCTGGTAAATAACATCGATTTTGTATACCATCATATGCTCACTGGTTGTTTGTATGTAGTGCTAGATGAGTACTAGGGAGTTGAATTATGTTTGAAGTAGCTTATTCAAATGTttgaagttttttctttctttattttggtTAAGTTTGAACTTTTCATTTATGGAATTATTCAAACTGTTTACTGATACTCTAATCTAATCCTACTGGCTAAAAAGAGTAGCTTCCCTCTTGAACCATGTttataaattactattttttgaTTATCTGtttctttacctttttattGTATGCTATAAATTGGAAGGATTTCAAAGTTGAGATTGtcatcaaaatgaaaaagaattccACAGCtgtttaaaaagttcataatatATACTTGATCAAAGAATTTTGTCTATAATCTCTATTTTTCATCCTTCGGTTGAGTATACAGTTAAATGCAACTTTATTTACTTCCGGACTTGAAAtgttaaagttttaattataaGGATTGTTCGGAAGTAAATAGTATAAACACAATATTGTAAAGATTTTTTATCctgtattaattttattatctttcacaataattatttttaaaattaattatagtataaatttttgttttgttagcCATGTATTCAATGACAGTAATGGAATATAGAAATTAGATTCTATGTTCAAATGTTACTTCTATCATTGTCTTGATGATTTAATGGTGAGGTTCGAGAATAACGAAGTGGAACAACAAAACGGTAAAGAAAGAACCATTAAAGAATAGGAGTTTAACTTCTGTGCAAGTGACTTACTAGTGTTTGAATGAGTggtgtaatttattttaatacacaattttaaaagttttatgagAAACATACActaaatagatattttaatacatcCGTGCCTGTTGGGTGTATTTGGTGcgtttattattaaaaataaaaatggaacaTTTCGTTAAATTAGGagcacttttttattttttaaattattttattatatgtacttaataataaatcatggtaattattataacattttatagaTGGCGAGTTTTACCAAATCATTTTAAGTCGGTGGAACTTAAAAGGCTTACCTGAAAATGGTCTTATTGGGTCTCAATAACGGGTCCAAAAAGCTAACCTCTTCTCGAACATTCTGGGCCGACACCCAAAACGGGCCCACGCCAGAAAACATGACGCACGCCCATACGCACACCAACACAAACCGCGTGCACCTCCGAAGGGTATAAAAGGACCACCATCTTCTCCCCCTCCTTCTTAAACTCTTGGACTATTTCATCAACGCAACTCAAACATAATGGGAAGAAGTAAGCCACAAgaatctctcttttttttttttctttcggtTCCTTCTGAATGTTAAATCTGCTTCTTCAATGTATTACGCCAAATATATTATCATTGAATAATGTAGAAATCTAGTAAAGTAGTTAGTTAGGTCatatttagataatttttttgatGATTTAATTCCTTTATCTGGTAGCATAGAATATTcatcttttatgttttgattCAGTAAATTTTCTTACATTTCGTCTTTAGATATAACCCTATTCTGTgacatttatataattagaaaCTAATAACAGGCCTAGAACTTTTTGAAGTATAACATGAAGCAATTAGTTAAACTAGTTTTCCATCAACTTTAGTTTAACTGTAGGGTTTATGTatgaattgattttaaatttaaatgttaaatgtagaatttaataattttacgcTGGCTATTAAAACTTGTAACCAGTTGGTTAATGGAAATGATTGTCCTAAAGAACGATATGATATGATCGAATAGTTAATGACTGAAAGAGGATGAGGAATTGTGTTACCAATTTCTGTAACGGTGAGCGTGTGATGTGGTTCAGGACCGGCGCGTTGTTACCGTCAGATAAAGAACAAGCCGTATCCGAAGTCGCGGTTCTGCCGCGGCGTTCCGGATCCGAAGATCCGAATATACGACGTggggatgaagaagaaaggcgTGGACGAGTTTCCCTTCTGCGTCCACCTCGTCTCCTGGGAGAAGGAGAACGTGTCCAGCGAGGCCTTGGAGGCGGCGCGCATAGCCTGCAACAAGTACATGGCGAAGTTCGCGGGGAAGGACGCGTTCCACCTGCGCGTTAGGGTGCACCCCTTCCACGTGCTCCGTATCAACAAGATGCTATCGTGCGCCGGGGCGGACAGGCTCCAGACCGGGATGAGGGGGGCGTTCGGAAAGCCGCAGGGGACATGCGCGAGAGTGAGTATTGGACAGGTGCTGCTCTCCGTTCGATGTAAGGATGGGAATGGTCAGAACGCTCAGGAGGCTCTTCGCCGCGCCAAGTTCAAGTTCCCTGGCCGTCAGAAGATTATTGTCAGCAGAAAGTGGTTAGTTATTTTGGtttcatatattcatatatcaGTTTTTGCATTGATTGAAATCGATAAACAACCCTTCTAAATCGTTGggaaaattgaaatattaagaATATAGAGTGGATGTTACAATAATTTGGAAAATTTTAACCGTTGCGCGAAAAACTTGGTGGCAGATTAATTCTTAAAACTGGTATTTGCAAAATCGAGTAATAGTGCTTCTAcattgtattaaaattaaaaaggcatacatgatttttatttcattggaggataattttcttttatgtggATGACCCGTACGAATTTACATTCTTACCATTTTAGCtctgtaaatttatttatttttaaacaatttctgTTATTGTTTATTGATGACATGATGTATATATGCTATATTAGAATGATAATTAAGATTATATGTCTAAATATATTCGACATTATTTAATGACGATGGGAATcacttttgagaaaaaaaactaataatttctttaaaaatattaaaatcaaatttcatatattttaaaagattaaaaacatcAAGAATTGTTAACCAGCTTGAATttaacctcttttttttttttgcttaaatAAGGTTAATTTGGTGGTAATGCCCGTTTATTTAgtagttttctttaaattttcagGGGATTTACAAAGCTAAGTCGAAGTGAGTATTTGAAGTTGAAGTCTGAAAACAGAATTGTGCCGGATGGGGTCAACGCCAAGGTTTGTCCTTAGAtcataaaatgttattttgaaaagtatttCTGCAATGTGATTCACTATTCTTGAATAAATCCCTTACTTAGAAGGGAACTTGGAAATTTTGATTTGAGTTTCTTTAGGATTAGTAGATTGACTATTTGATTTTGTCCTTCTCAGGTTCTTGGGTGTCACGGACCTTTGGCAAATCGTGCGCCCGGAAGAGCTTTCTTACCAGCTACTGCTTAGGTCATTTACCAGTAGGAAATTAATTGAATGTATGGCTTTTCGTTTCACCTGGTGAATTCATTTGTTACCTGTTGATTATAGTCTGAACTGTAACTATAAATTATGTATCAATCTGTCTTCCAAATGCCCTGGGAGCTTGAAAGACGCACATTTGTTGTATTGAAATCTCATTATTCTGTCACACTTTAAACagaatagaaataaataaatatggttTCTGTTGTGTATATTGTTTCTGAGCTGTGGTAAAGATGTCGAGGTCTACAAGGACCCCTTCTCTGTTTTTTTAGCGTATTTCGTCTTTTCCAGACAAGTCTTCTGAActaaataacaatttaattaaaaggaaATTTTTTGCAAACATAATGGTTGCCGTTTCACACATACAAACAGCTGGATCCTTCTCTACTGCTTAAAGTTTCGTTCTTCGTGAAGAAGTTATTTGCCATAGACTCTACAACAGAGGTTGGGCAGTTTTATACATATACCTGAAAAATGTGCTTAAGACTGATTGTTGGGCAGTTTGACGAGAACTGAGTGCTCTGGTTTATGATCACATTCGAAGTCTAAATGAACAAACGCCCGCTCAACTTCTGGGAGTTTCTCGAGCTTTATCTGTAGGCTCTCCCCAATGGCGTGTGCTTCTTTTAAGGGTAAATCTTCTGGCAGTTCAATGTCAACCTGTTACAAACCAAATCCAAATGAAGAGACAAAATCTAATCGTACTGAAATATGacttcttaatttttattaatgatttaaaaaatcatGCAATCAGCATAATCCAGatagaagaaatatattttatttgtactACCAGAGAATTGCATCCAATTTCATACATGCACATAGTTTATCTCTCAATAATTCGAGCATGGATTAATGCGAACCATTAcgaaaaaatagttatatagtCTAAATCATGTGCAAGTATCGATATACCCAAGCCTTCAGTCGTTACAAATATGTTCAGTGTTAAGTacatagaagaaaaaaactacTATAAACTAAGGGAAAGCCCGAATGGAAAGCATATTTCTGTATAACAACAATAATGACCAGGTTTTATCTAAATATGATCaactacaaaatttaaaatgagaCTGTTGATCTATCAAAAACTAAATTTCATAAAGTGTTTCCCTCCTCTTTTATGAATTTCTATATTAAATTTAGATGCCATGTGACACCTGTAAGATTTTCTGGGACAAAATTGGATGCAAAATCGCTTCTGATAGTCTCTGCTCCATAAATTCAAGCGGACCTGGATTTAGTTTCAAGTTGTAATTtataagatttaaataattgaacCCAATTGGAGACATCGCATCTAATTGTCACTCAGCGTGAATGTTATTGTGAAAATGAGTTGAACCTAGACAATCACTTTTCTaacattatataataaaaaggaaTAGAACAGAGCTATTTGTTCGTTGCTTTTTTCTTGTGATAATGAGTTAGATCTAGAAAATAACTTCCCTAACATTATTTGTTCGTTTCTAATATAGAATGCTAAAATTAGCAAATAGGTAGtcatttatagtttaatttttggCAATCAGGGTTAGCCTTGTAGCTAGAGTTCTTCCAAATCGATTTTGTATTAATATAGCATACCTCCACAAAATACAGAACCCCAAATGTATATGCGCGAACAGTATCAATGCGCTTGACTCTAGGGTGCCTTATAACGAGATATGTGAGCTTCTGCAAAACTTCAGGAGGTGCAGATTGTCCCACCAGTGAAACTACATAGAAAGTTATCCAGAATCAGAATTAGTAGAGTTTTGATGGACACCACGACTTGAGAAAAGTGGTGGTGGAAGCAGTAAGAGCGAGATGTAAAAGAATCTACTTTCTAGAGTTAACGACATTTGTGCTTAGTGGAGAACCCTGATTTAATATCCCGTTTCCCAACATGGAACACGAGTGTAGTAAACGTAGCTAAGAAGTTATCGATGTTCGTTTATAGTTTTCTCTCATGGGCATGTACACTCGCTAAAATCTGTCTGTTCAGAACACTGATAAGGATATACCTGCATTTTCCATGACAGTGCGTGACCAATTTGTAATAGTGTAAATTGCAAGCATAATAGCTCCAATCGGGTCGATCCACCAGTAATATTTATCACCAAGTACAGCTGCAACTAATCCAACCACGTTTGTTACAACATCAAATTGATGATCCTGCAAGTTGGCATTTCTGAGATAGTTCAGTTGTATTTTAACTTCATTCATAAAGAAACATCAGAAGAAAACCACCATACATCTGCATAGGCACGGACAATCTTGTTTGCCGAGTTTCTACAGTAAAGCCAGAGCACAAGCTTCACTGCTGTTGCAAATAGCATAATAGAGTACAACCATATTATCTGTTCCGGGGACATAATTTCACTAGGACTGTTTTGTATTAGTTTTTGTACAGCTGTGATTAATACCTGAAAGCCTATAGTGAATTGAATTAGTTGTTAATATACGAATGCATTTCAGTGCTTTTAATAACACAAATATGTGAAAACTGTAGAGTactaaatatgtaaatttaaaaaGCAGTAGGATTACAACCATTAACATTTGAACGTATACTTCAACATATTGAAGTTCACCTTTTATCTATCACttcattaagaaaaattaatttaaagactTTGATTCTAGTAGAAGCTGTATGTTGTCAATTGTGGGGGTTTAAAAGCTTGGGGAAGACGGATATACCGCCTGCAGCATTCTTTCTCATACTTGGACCTTTTTGATTTATGGtcgaatgaaaaaataataattctaaaCCTATCTCCCATCATATTGGACATTCTGTAAGCAACCTGTTATCAGCTATAACCTAAGCTGAATCCTTTTCCTTAATTAGGTAAATAAGAAAGCCTTTAAGAATTTTGTTCTATTGTTTGGGAAACAATATTGTCTCTTtaagttcaccatagacattaGAACTTCGAGCAGTTAGATTCTACTGAAAAGAGCAAAAGTATAGAAATTTGATTCCTTCGTATTGGTTTGCATTGCATGAGCTGATGCACATCCAGATTGAAATCTGAATCAGAAATCTTTAACTTTtaactgaatttttttaatttaaataaaagggATATTGTGGCATGCAACTTCCAGGAGAAGGAAAcacttttgaataaaaatataagagcATAATGGACAGTGAGAAAACAGGAATAGCTCAATTCAGTTTGACCCACCAAGTGTAGCCATGATTGCTGCAAAGATAATAATGCCAACTGGCTGAACTCTTAACTTTCCTATTGggtatttatagatatttatgtTCTTCATTGCGAGGTGAGTGAACCAAAGTATGCCACCAGCCATGAGATCAAGCAGAGAATCCAAAGTTGATGCCGCAATAGCTATTGACCCACTCCTTATGGTCGCATAACTCTAGACAAAGATAtgtatatattgttatttttcagaaaaattatCAGTAATGGCAGTAGAAAAACAATCACTTAAGGAGTTAATTATGATTAAACAAGTTTAAACAATCAACTAAGCTTCATCCACAAGTCAAAATAAGCTTACGTGATTGTTAATACGTAAAAGTTTTTTCATTTAGTTTCTTCTAAAACTgcttttaacttatatataatataatttttaagctTACTTATTTGTCTTTCTTACTTCTTTTACACTGTGAAGACATTTATCCAACAGGATCTAAGCTAGTTCAAAAAATCAATTCTCTTCTAAACACTGGAGAGAATCCTTTCATGACTTGGTCGCTACTTCAGATATAACACATGCATTCTAGACAGACACACAAAATGACATATCTATCACCTTTAATATCAACAATGCTACATTTGCATAATTAGAAATCCTCATCGCTCTTTCTTGTTGAGCTAGTCCAGCACTGTCTTCCTCATCAATGCAATCAGATGACACCACAGAGTCCACTTCCTCAAACGATTTCAGAGTAGCTAATTGTCTTTCATAGTATTCTATTTCCCCTGTAACTCAACCAAATTCAAAGTTAAAAAGAACCCCAAACGATTTTTTTCATCTTATAGTCATCTCGTTCTAAGTTCTAAACCAAAACACAGGATTTATTTCATCCTACAGTCATTTCGATCTAAGTTCTAAACCAAAACACAGCATATTCCGCGACGTTTACAAGATAACAGAAACTTTAACAGTTTAAAATCACCACAGAAACATCCCGACAGTGATAAATTGTTATATAGAAGTATGTAGAGGCTATACATTATAAAATGAGAAACTAGCTGACTAGTttagcaaaaaaataaaaaagaaaaagaaaaagaaaagaaaaaacattattcaaGAACTTCACAGAAAAAAGCAAGATTCAAGAACACGCATCACAGCCTTCAATAATTTCTCTG
Protein-coding sequences here:
- the LOC108343230 gene encoding 60S ribosomal protein L10, whose protein sequence is MGRRPARCYRQIKNKPYPKSRFCRGVPDPKIRIYDVGMKKKGVDEFPFCVHLVSWEKENVSSEALEAARIACNKYMAKFAGKDAFHLRVRVHPFHVLRINKMLSCAGADRLQTGMRGAFGKPQGTCARVSIGQVLLSVRCKDGNGQNAQEALRRAKFKFPGRQKIIVSRKWGFTKLSRSEYLKLKSENRIVPDGVNAKVLGCHGPLANRAPGRAFLPATA
- the LOC108343229 gene encoding metal tolerance protein 4 gives rise to the protein METSTGLDPTLPLLQNDNYENNSAKNGGRTDRLTRRNSVNSIRTFFFSKLPDKVRSGLDSESPYDGINLSSTTALSKGEIEYYERQLATLKSFEEVDSVVSSDCIDEEDSAGLAQQERAMRISNYANVALLILKSYATIRSGSIAIAASTLDSLLDLMAGGILWFTHLAMKNINIYKYPIGKLRVQPVGIIIFAAIMATLGFQVLITAVQKLIQNSPSEIMSPEQIIWLYSIMLFATAVKLVLWLYCRNSANKIVRAYADDHQFDVVTNVVGLVAAVLGDKYYWWIDPIGAIMLAIYTITNWSRTVMENAVSLVGQSAPPEVLQKLTYLVIRHPRVKRIDTVRAYTFGVLYFVEVDIELPEDLPLKEAHAIGESLQIKLEKLPEVERAFVHLDFECDHKPEHSVLVKLPNNQS